A part of Bubalus bubalis isolate 160015118507 breed Murrah chromosome 6, NDDB_SH_1, whole genome shotgun sequence genomic DNA contains:
- the CSF1 gene encoding macrophage colony-stimulating factor 1 isoform X3, with product MTARGAAGRCPPTIDSQMETSCQISFEFVDQEQLDDPVCYLKKAFLLVQDIMEDTMRFKDNTPNAKVIVQLQELSLRLKSCFTMDYDEQDKACVRTFHETPLQLLEKIKNVFNETKNLLKKDWNIFSKNCNNSFAKCSSHDVVTKPDCNCLYPKATPSSDLASVSPQQSPTPSTAPMAGLTWADSEATDSSSLLPREQALRTVDPGSAKQRPPRSTCQSFESPETPRVEGRPTGDSPQPGPSVGAPVTGMEDVLDSLLGANMALEEASGEASEGPIPQGAELSFYSLGGRSVQAEPASPSHTPPASSALSGSGKGLRLVDATSAYLPTLGPMRPTEAWSHTPEKTEHPSASPRDHQEPGMAKTPALHPQGLSSPSAPSSQPKLPRSHSWGHVLSLGELEGRRSTRDRRSLAELKGGQASEGAARPPARFNSVPLTDTGHERQHKEASDPQLPGFVFRLLVPSIILVLLAVGGLLFYRRRRRPPDPGGGQTGGAASVDRILSWAHRTVSPWEEKLWGRPPPPLPNHSPGNVARPP from the exons ATTGACAGTCAGATGGAGACCTCGTGCCAAATTTCCTTCGAGTTTGTAGACCAGGAGCAGTTG GATGATCCCGTGTGCTACCTTAAGAAGGCATTTCTCCTGGTGCAAGACATAATGGAGGATACCATGCGCTTCAAAGACAACACCCCCAATGCCAAAGTCATCGTCCAGCTCCAGGAACTCTCTCTGAGGCTGAAGAGCTGCTTCACCATGGACTATGATGAGCAGGACAAG GCTTGTGTCCGAACATTCCATGAGACACCTCTCCAGTTGCTGGAGAAGATCAAGAATGTctttaatgaaacaaaaaatctCCTTAAAAAGGACTGGAACATTTTCAGCAAGAACTGCAACAACAGCTTTGCTAAATGCTCCAGCCATG ATGTGGTGACCAAGCCTGATTGCAACTGCCTGTACCCCAAAGCCACCCCTAGCAGTGACCTGGCCTCTGTCTCCCCTCAGcagtcccccaccccctccacagcCCCTATGGCTGGCTTGACCTGGGCTGACTCTGAGGCAACAGACAGCAGCTCCCTCTTGCCCAGAGAGCAGGCCCTTCGCACAGTGGACCCGGGCAGTGCCAAGCAGCGACCACCCAGGAGCACCTGCCAGAGCTTTGAGTCGCCAGAGACCCCACGCGTTGAGGGCCGCCCCACTGGAGATTCTCCTCAGCCCGGCCCTTCGGTTGGAGCCCCTGTCACTGGGATGGAAGACGTTCTTGACTCTCTGCTGGGTGCTAACATGGCCCTGGAAGAGGCCTCCGGAGAGGCTAGTGAGGGTCCTATACCCCAAGGGGCAGAGCTTTCCTTCTACAGTCTGGGAGGACGCAGTGTCCAGGCAGAGCCTGCCAGCCCCAGTCACACCCCCCCAGCATCTTCAGCACTCTCTGGATCAGGAAAGGGGCTGCGGCTTGTGGATGCAACTAGCGCATACCTGCCCACACTGGGCCCCATGAGACCCACTGAGGCCTGGAGTCACACGCCTGAGAAGACAGAACATCCCTCTGCCTCGCCCAGAGACCACCAGGAGCCAGGCATGGCCAAGACCCCAGCACTGCACCCGCAAGGCCTCAGCAGTCCCTCCGCCCCCTCTTCTCAGCCAAAGCTCCCCAGAAGCCATTCCTGGGGCCACGTGCTGTCCCTTGGGGagctggaaggcaggaggagcaccAGGGACCGGAGGAGCCTTGCAGAGCTGAAAGGAGGACAAGCAAGTGAGGGGGCGGCCAGGCCCCCAGCCCGTTTTAACTCCGTTCCTTTGACTGACACAGGCCATGAGAGGCAGCACAAGGAAGCCTCCGATCCTCAGCTCCCTGGTTTTGTCTTCCGCCTGCTGGTGCCCAGTATCATCCTGGTCTTGCTGGCTGTCGGCGGGCTCCTGTTCtacaggcggcggcggcgg CCTCCTGACCCAGGAGGAGGACAGACAGGAGGAGCTGCCAGTGTAGACAGAATCCTAAG CTGGGCGCACAGGACAGTCTCTCCATGGGAGGAGAAACTGTGGGGACggccaccaccacccctccccaaccATTCTCCCGGGAATGTGGCCCGCCCACCATGA
- the CSF1 gene encoding macrophage colony-stimulating factor 1 isoform X1 has translation MTARGAAGRCPPTTWLGPLLLLACLLVSNGATEEVSENCSHMIGNGHLLFLQQLIDSQMETSCQISFEFVDQEQLDDPVCYLKKAFLLVQDIMEDTMRFKDNTPNAKVIVQLQELSLRLKSCFTMDYDEQDKACVRTFHETPLQLLEKIKNVFNETKNLLKKDWNIFSKNCNNSFAKCSSHDVVTKPDCNCLYPKATPSSDLASVSPQQSPTPSTAPMAGLTWADSEATDSSSLLPREQALRTVDPGSAKQRPPRSTCQSFESPETPRVEGRPTGDSPQPGPSVGAPVTGMEDVLDSLLGANMALEEASGEASEGPIPQGAELSFYSLGGRSVQAEPASPSHTPPASSALSGSGKGLRLVDATSAYLPTLGPMRPTEAWSHTPEKTEHPSASPRDHQEPGMAKTPALHPQGLSSPSAPSSQPKLPRSHSWGHVLSLGELEGRRSTRDRRSLAELKGGQASEGAARPPARFNSVPLTDTGHERQHKEASDPQLPGFVFRLLVPSIILVLLAVGGLLFYRRRRRPPDPGGGQTGGAASVDRILSWAHRTVSPWEEKLWGRPPPPLPNHSPGNVARPP, from the exons ATTGACAGTCAGATGGAGACCTCGTGCCAAATTTCCTTCGAGTTTGTAGACCAGGAGCAGTTG GATGATCCCGTGTGCTACCTTAAGAAGGCATTTCTCCTGGTGCAAGACATAATGGAGGATACCATGCGCTTCAAAGACAACACCCCCAATGCCAAAGTCATCGTCCAGCTCCAGGAACTCTCTCTGAGGCTGAAGAGCTGCTTCACCATGGACTATGATGAGCAGGACAAG GCTTGTGTCCGAACATTCCATGAGACACCTCTCCAGTTGCTGGAGAAGATCAAGAATGTctttaatgaaacaaaaaatctCCTTAAAAAGGACTGGAACATTTTCAGCAAGAACTGCAACAACAGCTTTGCTAAATGCTCCAGCCATG ATGTGGTGACCAAGCCTGATTGCAACTGCCTGTACCCCAAAGCCACCCCTAGCAGTGACCTGGCCTCTGTCTCCCCTCAGcagtcccccaccccctccacagcCCCTATGGCTGGCTTGACCTGGGCTGACTCTGAGGCAACAGACAGCAGCTCCCTCTTGCCCAGAGAGCAGGCCCTTCGCACAGTGGACCCGGGCAGTGCCAAGCAGCGACCACCCAGGAGCACCTGCCAGAGCTTTGAGTCGCCAGAGACCCCACGCGTTGAGGGCCGCCCCACTGGAGATTCTCCTCAGCCCGGCCCTTCGGTTGGAGCCCCTGTCACTGGGATGGAAGACGTTCTTGACTCTCTGCTGGGTGCTAACATGGCCCTGGAAGAGGCCTCCGGAGAGGCTAGTGAGGGTCCTATACCCCAAGGGGCAGAGCTTTCCTTCTACAGTCTGGGAGGACGCAGTGTCCAGGCAGAGCCTGCCAGCCCCAGTCACACCCCCCCAGCATCTTCAGCACTCTCTGGATCAGGAAAGGGGCTGCGGCTTGTGGATGCAACTAGCGCATACCTGCCCACACTGGGCCCCATGAGACCCACTGAGGCCTGGAGTCACACGCCTGAGAAGACAGAACATCCCTCTGCCTCGCCCAGAGACCACCAGGAGCCAGGCATGGCCAAGACCCCAGCACTGCACCCGCAAGGCCTCAGCAGTCCCTCCGCCCCCTCTTCTCAGCCAAAGCTCCCCAGAAGCCATTCCTGGGGCCACGTGCTGTCCCTTGGGGagctggaaggcaggaggagcaccAGGGACCGGAGGAGCCTTGCAGAGCTGAAAGGAGGACAAGCAAGTGAGGGGGCGGCCAGGCCCCCAGCCCGTTTTAACTCCGTTCCTTTGACTGACACAGGCCATGAGAGGCAGCACAAGGAAGCCTCCGATCCTCAGCTCCCTGGTTTTGTCTTCCGCCTGCTGGTGCCCAGTATCATCCTGGTCTTGCTGGCTGTCGGCGGGCTCCTGTTCtacaggcggcggcggcgg CCTCCTGACCCAGGAGGAGGACAGACAGGAGGAGCTGCCAGTGTAGACAGAATCCTAAG CTGGGCGCACAGGACAGTCTCTCCATGGGAGGAGAAACTGTGGGGACggccaccaccacccctccccaaccATTCTCCCGGGAATGTGGCCCGCCCACCATGA
- the CSF1 gene encoding macrophage colony-stimulating factor 1 isoform X5, whose protein sequence is METSCQISFEFVDQEQLDDPVCYLKKAFLLVQDIMEDTMRFKDNTPNAKVIVQLQELSLRLKSCFTMDYDEQDKACVRTFHETPLQLLEKIKNVFNETKNLLKKDWNIFSKNCNNSFAKCSSHDVVTKPDCNCLYPKATPSSDLASVSPQQSPTPSTAPMAGLTWADSEATDSSSLLPREQALRTVDPGSAKQRPPRSTCQSFESPETPRVEGRPTGDSPQPGPSVGAPVTGMEDVLDSLLGANMALEEASGEASEGPIPQGAELSFYSLGGRSVQAEPASPSHTPPASSALSGSGKGLRLVDATSAYLPTLGPMRPTEAWSHTPEKTEHPSASPRDHQEPGMAKTPALHPQGLSSPSAPSSQPKLPRSHSWGHVLSLGELEGRRSTRDRRSLAELKGGQASEGAARPPARFNSVPLTDTGHERQHKEASDPQLPGFVFRLLVPSIILVLLAVGGLLFYRRRRRPPDPGGGQTGGAASVDRILSWAHRTVSPWEEKLWGRPPPPLPNHSPGNVARPP, encoded by the exons ATGGAGACCTCGTGCCAAATTTCCTTCGAGTTTGTAGACCAGGAGCAGTTG GATGATCCCGTGTGCTACCTTAAGAAGGCATTTCTCCTGGTGCAAGACATAATGGAGGATACCATGCGCTTCAAAGACAACACCCCCAATGCCAAAGTCATCGTCCAGCTCCAGGAACTCTCTCTGAGGCTGAAGAGCTGCTTCACCATGGACTATGATGAGCAGGACAAG GCTTGTGTCCGAACATTCCATGAGACACCTCTCCAGTTGCTGGAGAAGATCAAGAATGTctttaatgaaacaaaaaatctCCTTAAAAAGGACTGGAACATTTTCAGCAAGAACTGCAACAACAGCTTTGCTAAATGCTCCAGCCATG ATGTGGTGACCAAGCCTGATTGCAACTGCCTGTACCCCAAAGCCACCCCTAGCAGTGACCTGGCCTCTGTCTCCCCTCAGcagtcccccaccccctccacagcCCCTATGGCTGGCTTGACCTGGGCTGACTCTGAGGCAACAGACAGCAGCTCCCTCTTGCCCAGAGAGCAGGCCCTTCGCACAGTGGACCCGGGCAGTGCCAAGCAGCGACCACCCAGGAGCACCTGCCAGAGCTTTGAGTCGCCAGAGACCCCACGCGTTGAGGGCCGCCCCACTGGAGATTCTCCTCAGCCCGGCCCTTCGGTTGGAGCCCCTGTCACTGGGATGGAAGACGTTCTTGACTCTCTGCTGGGTGCTAACATGGCCCTGGAAGAGGCCTCCGGAGAGGCTAGTGAGGGTCCTATACCCCAAGGGGCAGAGCTTTCCTTCTACAGTCTGGGAGGACGCAGTGTCCAGGCAGAGCCTGCCAGCCCCAGTCACACCCCCCCAGCATCTTCAGCACTCTCTGGATCAGGAAAGGGGCTGCGGCTTGTGGATGCAACTAGCGCATACCTGCCCACACTGGGCCCCATGAGACCCACTGAGGCCTGGAGTCACACGCCTGAGAAGACAGAACATCCCTCTGCCTCGCCCAGAGACCACCAGGAGCCAGGCATGGCCAAGACCCCAGCACTGCACCCGCAAGGCCTCAGCAGTCCCTCCGCCCCCTCTTCTCAGCCAAAGCTCCCCAGAAGCCATTCCTGGGGCCACGTGCTGTCCCTTGGGGagctggaaggcaggaggagcaccAGGGACCGGAGGAGCCTTGCAGAGCTGAAAGGAGGACAAGCAAGTGAGGGGGCGGCCAGGCCCCCAGCCCGTTTTAACTCCGTTCCTTTGACTGACACAGGCCATGAGAGGCAGCACAAGGAAGCCTCCGATCCTCAGCTCCCTGGTTTTGTCTTCCGCCTGCTGGTGCCCAGTATCATCCTGGTCTTGCTGGCTGTCGGCGGGCTCCTGTTCtacaggcggcggcggcgg CCTCCTGACCCAGGAGGAGGACAGACAGGAGGAGCTGCCAGTGTAGACAGAATCCTAAG CTGGGCGCACAGGACAGTCTCTCCATGGGAGGAGAAACTGTGGGGACggccaccaccacccctccccaaccATTCTCCCGGGAATGTGGCCCGCCCACCATGA
- the CSF1 gene encoding macrophage colony-stimulating factor 1 isoform X2, protein MTARGAAGRCPPTTWLGPLLLLACLLVSNGATEEVSENCSHMIGNGHLLFLQQLIDSQMETSCQISFEFVDQEQLDDPVCYLKKAFLLVQDIMEDTMRFKDNTPNAKVIVQLQELSLRLKSCFTMDYDEQDKACVRTFHETPLQLLEKIKNVFNETKNLLKKDWNIFSKNCNNSFAKCSSHDVVTKPDCNCLYPKATPSSDLASVSPQQSPTPSTAPMAGLTWADSEATDSSSLLPREQALRTVDPGSAKQRPPRSTCQSFESPETPRVEGRPTGDSPQPGPSVGAPVTGMEDVLDSLLGANMALEEASGEASEGPIPQGAELSFYSLGGRSVQAEPASPSHTPPASSALSGSGKGLRLVDATSAYLPTLGPMRPTEAWSHTPEKTEHPSASPRDHQEPGMAKTPALHPQGLSSPSAPSSQPKLPRSHSWGHVLSLGELEGRRSTRDRRSLAELKGGQASEGAARPPARFNSVPLTDTGHERQHKEASDPQLPGFVFRLLVPSIILVLLAVGGLLFYRRRRRSHQEPQMVDSPMEQPEGSLLTQEEDRQEELPV, encoded by the exons ATTGACAGTCAGATGGAGACCTCGTGCCAAATTTCCTTCGAGTTTGTAGACCAGGAGCAGTTG GATGATCCCGTGTGCTACCTTAAGAAGGCATTTCTCCTGGTGCAAGACATAATGGAGGATACCATGCGCTTCAAAGACAACACCCCCAATGCCAAAGTCATCGTCCAGCTCCAGGAACTCTCTCTGAGGCTGAAGAGCTGCTTCACCATGGACTATGATGAGCAGGACAAG GCTTGTGTCCGAACATTCCATGAGACACCTCTCCAGTTGCTGGAGAAGATCAAGAATGTctttaatgaaacaaaaaatctCCTTAAAAAGGACTGGAACATTTTCAGCAAGAACTGCAACAACAGCTTTGCTAAATGCTCCAGCCATG ATGTGGTGACCAAGCCTGATTGCAACTGCCTGTACCCCAAAGCCACCCCTAGCAGTGACCTGGCCTCTGTCTCCCCTCAGcagtcccccaccccctccacagcCCCTATGGCTGGCTTGACCTGGGCTGACTCTGAGGCAACAGACAGCAGCTCCCTCTTGCCCAGAGAGCAGGCCCTTCGCACAGTGGACCCGGGCAGTGCCAAGCAGCGACCACCCAGGAGCACCTGCCAGAGCTTTGAGTCGCCAGAGACCCCACGCGTTGAGGGCCGCCCCACTGGAGATTCTCCTCAGCCCGGCCCTTCGGTTGGAGCCCCTGTCACTGGGATGGAAGACGTTCTTGACTCTCTGCTGGGTGCTAACATGGCCCTGGAAGAGGCCTCCGGAGAGGCTAGTGAGGGTCCTATACCCCAAGGGGCAGAGCTTTCCTTCTACAGTCTGGGAGGACGCAGTGTCCAGGCAGAGCCTGCCAGCCCCAGTCACACCCCCCCAGCATCTTCAGCACTCTCTGGATCAGGAAAGGGGCTGCGGCTTGTGGATGCAACTAGCGCATACCTGCCCACACTGGGCCCCATGAGACCCACTGAGGCCTGGAGTCACACGCCTGAGAAGACAGAACATCCCTCTGCCTCGCCCAGAGACCACCAGGAGCCAGGCATGGCCAAGACCCCAGCACTGCACCCGCAAGGCCTCAGCAGTCCCTCCGCCCCCTCTTCTCAGCCAAAGCTCCCCAGAAGCCATTCCTGGGGCCACGTGCTGTCCCTTGGGGagctggaaggcaggaggagcaccAGGGACCGGAGGAGCCTTGCAGAGCTGAAAGGAGGACAAGCAAGTGAGGGGGCGGCCAGGCCCCCAGCCCGTTTTAACTCCGTTCCTTTGACTGACACAGGCCATGAGAGGCAGCACAAGGAAGCCTCCGATCCTCAGCTCCCTGGTTTTGTCTTCCGCCTGCTGGTGCCCAGTATCATCCTGGTCTTGCTGGCTGTCGGCGGGCTCCTGTTCtacaggcggcggcggcgg AGCCATCAAGAGCCACAGATGGTGGATTCTCCCATGGAGCAACCAGAGGGCAG CCTCCTGACCCAGGAGGAGGACAGACAGGAGGAGCTGCCAGTGTAG